A region from the Medicago truncatula cultivar Jemalong A17 chromosome 6, MtrunA17r5.0-ANR, whole genome shotgun sequence genome encodes:
- the LOC25495275 gene encoding auxin efflux carrier component 8: MISLIDVYHVVTATVPLYVTMLLAYICVKWWKLFTPDQCAGINKFVANFSVPLLSFQVISSNNIYKMSLKLIYADCVQKFLAFLVLIVIIKISDIRGGLKWIITGLSLSTLPNTLILGIPLMKAMYKDESDFLLPQIIFLQSMIWYNLLLFLHELDAAIPARTMPAAQPSHETGDSESSVEVQSKEEDEGRETRPERKTRILIILMKVGKKLIMNPNTYATFIGLIWASIHFRWGVDMPDVVNQSITILSSGGLGMATFSLGLFMASNSSIIACGPKMTMVSMGLKFLFGPALMAVASIVIGLRDTMLKVAIVQAALPQGIVPFVFAREYNVHPAVLSTGVLLGMLIALPVALIYYLLLSI; encoded by the exons ATGATTTCCTTAATTGATGTCTATCATGTAGTAACAGCCACTGTCCCATTATATGTAACTATGTTACTAGCATACATTTGTGTTAAATGGTGGAAACTTTTCACACCAGATCAATGTGCAGGCATAAACAAATTTGTAGCAAATTTTTCAGTTCCATTGTTATCATTTCAAGTGATATCTTCAAATAACATTTACAAAATGAGTCTTAAACTTATATATGCAGATTGTGTTCAAaaatttcttgcatttttagtcttgattgttattattaagaTTAGTGATATTAGAGGAGGTTTGAAATGGATTATAACTGGTCTTTCATTATCAACACTTCCTAATACTTTGATCCTTGGAATTCCACTCATGAAGGCTATGTATAAAGATGAATCTGATTTTCTACTACCTCAGATTATTTTCTTGCAAAGTATGATTTGGTATAATTTGCTTTTGTTTCTTCATGAGCTTGATGCTGCAATTCCTGCAAGGACTATGCCTGCTGCACAACCATCACATGAAACAG GAGATAGTGAGAGTTCTGTGGAAGTACaatcaaaagaagaagatgaaggaagaGAAACAAGACCAGAAAGGAAAACTAGGATCTTGATTATTCTTATGAAAGTTGGGAAGAAATTGATCATGAATCCTAATACTTATGCAACTTTTATAGGCCTTATTTGGGCAAGCATACACTTCAG GTGGGGAGTAGATATGCCAGATGTTGTTAATCAGTCAATAACAATATTGTCTAGTGGAGGCTTAGGTATGGCCACATTCAGCTTAG GTTTATTCATGGCATCAAACTCAAGCATCATTGCATGTGGACCAAAGATGACAATGGTGTCAATGGGACTTAAATTTCTTTTTGGTCCTGCCCTAATGGCTGTTGCCTCCATTGTGATTGGATTAAGAGATACAATGCTCAAAGTGGCAATTGttcaa GCAGCTCTACCCCAAGGAAttgttccttttgtttttgcaaGAGAGTATAATGTCCATCCAGCAGTTTTAAGCACAGG GGTCTTACTAGGAATGCTAATTGCTTTGCCAGTGGCATTGATTTACTACCTCCTCTTATCCATTTGA